One genomic segment of Clostridium estertheticum subsp. estertheticum includes these proteins:
- a CDS encoding aspartyl-phosphate phosphatase Spo0E family protein: protein MNLKLRIINKELESLRALLHFLLNHKDPTDKMVVCCSQQLDEVIVKYQKVKATCKKAA, encoded by the coding sequence ATGAATCTTAAATTGAGAATTATAAATAAAGAATTAGAATCATTAAGAGCATTGTTACATTTTTTACTAAATCATAAAGACCCAACTGATAAAATGGTTGTATGTTGCAGTCAGCAATTAGATGAAGTTATAGTTAAATATCAAAAAGTTAAAGCTACTTGTAAGAAAGCAGCTTAA
- the nadC gene encoding carboxylating nicotinate-nucleotide diphosphorylase has protein sequence MNWLIIDKLIIEAITEDVPQNDITTEFIISDECNSSIDLIAKENGVIAGLCVFERVFKILGEVNIEFFKKDGDLVCSGESIARLRGKTKHILTGERIALNYLQRMSGIATLTKTYVDKLVGTGVKVLDTRKTTPGMRIFEKYAVKVGGGYNHRYNLSDGVLIKENHISAAGGITRAVNIIRENVSFIKKIEVEIESLNQISEALEVKADIIMLDNMDNETMKKAVDIINKKALVEASGNITVDNILEVAKCGVDYISVGALTHSCRVLDLSMKNLVNN, from the coding sequence GTGAATTGGTTAATTATTGATAAATTAATTATAGAGGCTATAACAGAAGACGTACCTCAAAATGATATTACAACAGAATTTATTATAAGTGATGAGTGTAACTCTAGTATTGATTTAATAGCCAAAGAGAATGGAGTAATCGCAGGACTTTGCGTATTTGAGAGAGTTTTTAAAATACTAGGTGAGGTAAATATAGAGTTTTTTAAAAAAGATGGAGACTTAGTTTGCAGTGGAGAGTCTATTGCAAGATTAAGAGGAAAAACAAAACATATATTGACCGGAGAAAGAATTGCATTAAATTATCTACAAAGAATGAGTGGTATTGCTACGCTAACAAAAACATATGTGGATAAGTTAGTTGGTACGGGAGTGAAAGTCCTTGATACAAGAAAAACTACACCTGGTATGAGAATATTTGAAAAATATGCAGTAAAAGTTGGTGGAGGTTATAATCATAGATATAATCTCTCAGATGGTGTATTAATAAAAGAAAATCATATAAGTGCAGCTGGGGGAATAACACGAGCTGTAAACATTATACGTGAAAATGTATCTTTTATTAAAAAAATTGAAGTCGAAATTGAATCTTTAAATCAAATAAGTGAGGCTCTGGAAGTAAAAGCAGATATTATAATGTTAGATAACATGGACAATGAAACTATGAAAAAAGCCGTAGACATAATTAATAAAAAAGCTCTAGTTGAAGCATCTGGAAACATAACAGTAGACAATATACTAGAAGTCGCAAAGTGTGGAGTAGACTATATATCGGTAGGGGCATTAACTCACTCATGTAGGGTTCTAGATTTGAGCATGAAGAACTTAGTTAATAATTAA
- a CDS encoding SDR family oxidoreductase: MNILITGANGNIGTYLCNVLSKSHTVYGLDKTELNIVDKISTEKTLNLLKPDAVIHTAAITNKYICEYNETLAYDVNTVGTLNIANCCNDLNIPIVYLSSTDVYGNNSSMPYSEVDDCTPINTFSKSKLGGEELIQTICQKYFIIRSSTIFGGNDCFVRKLINGKHSAIYLFSDPTLCITYIEDLTLAIQKLLGTDKYGVYNYTNEGCISKSKLINSIIEFGNLNVPLIVNSDKLLSNLIREPKYTCTDNSHIKESLGIEIAPWDDRLREYINKCLKV; this comes from the coding sequence ATGAATATTTTAATAACTGGTGCAAATGGTAATATAGGAACTTATTTATGTAACGTATTGTCAAAATCACATACCGTATATGGATTAGATAAAACTGAGCTTAACATAGTCGACAAAATAAGTACTGAAAAAACCTTAAATTTATTAAAACCGGATGCTGTAATCCATACTGCAGCCATAACTAATAAATATATTTGTGAATACAATGAGACCTTAGCCTATGATGTAAACACTGTAGGAACATTAAATATTGCTAATTGCTGTAATGACCTTAATATACCTATAGTATACCTCTCTAGCACAGATGTATACGGTAATAATAGTTCAATGCCTTACAGTGAAGTTGATGACTGCACTCCAATAAACACATTTAGCAAGAGTAAGCTTGGAGGAGAGGAGTTAATTCAAACTATTTGTCAAAAATATTTTATTATTCGCAGTTCAACTATATTTGGTGGCAATGATTGTTTTGTTAGAAAACTCATAAATGGAAAACATTCAGCAATTTATTTATTTTCAGATCCAACTCTTTGTATAACTTATATTGAGGATTTAACTTTAGCTATCCAAAAATTATTAGGAACTGATAAATATGGGGTATACAACTATACTAATGAGGGTTGTATATCAAAATCGAAACTAATAAATAGCATAATAGAATTTGGTAATTTAAATGTCCCTTTAATTGTAAATTCAGATAAGCTTTTATCTAATCTCATTCGGGAACCTAAATATACTTGCACAGATAATTCGCATATAAAAGAATCTTTGGGTATCGAAATTGCTCCTTGGGATGATAGACTTCGGGAGTATATCAATAAATGTCTTAAAGTTTAA
- a CDS encoding FprA family A-type flavoprotein, translated as METTKLKDNIYWIGVNDPKLKVFDIIMETKKGTTYNSYLIDDEKIAIVDSVKNGFLDESLSKIKGVIGEKKVDYIIVQHTELDHSGSLSKLLEVYPEAIVVASKAAIIYLKEIMNKEFNSQPAVGELSLGKNTLQFISAPNLHWPDTMFTYVKEQKILFTCDVMGCHYSPTNCITDACSGDYFDEMKYYFEVIMGPFKKFVNSGLDKIENLKIDIVAPSHGPVHINDVKMYIDLYRQWAKIYEIKEKNIQIFYISAYHNTEEMGKYIAKKINEAGVKAEAHEITSMKLTDIVSLVEKASGIMIGSPTINQDAVKPAWDVLSLVCPITNKGKVAAAFGSYGWSGEGVPMLTQRLKSLKFKVVEEGLKFKFVPDKKEFEQADRFVEKYLEILNK; from the coding sequence ATGGAAACAACAAAATTAAAAGACAATATTTATTGGATTGGGGTAAATGACCCAAAGCTCAAGGTATTTGATATTATAATGGAAACAAAAAAAGGAACTACATATAACTCATATTTAATAGATGATGAAAAGATAGCTATAGTAGATTCTGTTAAAAATGGCTTTCTTGATGAATCTTTAAGTAAGATAAAAGGTGTTATTGGAGAGAAAAAAGTTGATTATATAATTGTTCAACACACTGAACTTGATCACAGTGGTTCTTTAAGCAAACTCTTAGAAGTTTATCCAGAAGCCATTGTTGTTGCATCAAAAGCTGCTATAATTTATTTAAAAGAAATAATGAATAAAGAATTTAATAGCCAGCCAGCAGTAGGAGAGTTATCATTAGGAAAAAACACATTACAATTTATATCAGCACCTAATTTACATTGGCCTGATACAATGTTTACATACGTTAAAGAACAAAAAATATTATTTACTTGTGATGTAATGGGTTGTCATTATTCACCAACTAATTGTATAACGGATGCTTGCTCCGGTGATTATTTTGATGAGATGAAATATTATTTTGAGGTTATAATGGGACCTTTTAAGAAATTCGTAAATTCAGGACTTGATAAAATTGAAAATTTAAAAATAGATATAGTAGCACCAAGCCACGGACCGGTGCATATAAATGATGTTAAAATGTATATAGATCTTTATAGACAATGGGCTAAAATTTATGAAATAAAAGAAAAAAACATTCAAATATTTTATATATCTGCTTATCATAATACCGAAGAGATGGGGAAATATATAGCTAAAAAAATTAACGAGGCGGGTGTAAAGGCCGAGGCTCATGAAATTACATCTATGAAATTAACTGATATTGTATCATTGGTTGAAAAAGCATCTGGTATTATGATTGGATCACCAACCATTAATCAAGATGCTGTAAAGCCTGCATGGGATGTTTTATCACTTGTATGCCCAATAACTAACAAAGGCAAAGTTGCAGCGGCTTTCGGCTCATATGGATGGAGTGGAGAGGGAGTACCTATGCTTACACAAAGACTAAAATCTTTGAAATTTAAAGTTGTAGAGGAAGGACTTAAGTTCAAATTTGTACCAGACAAAAAAGAGTTTGAACAAGCTGATAGGTTTGTAGAGAAGTACTTAGAGATTTTAAATAAATAA
- a CDS encoding DUF896 domain-containing protein, with protein MNTDELTNRINYLYKKSKEEKLTDEEILEQKELRQKYIDNVKRNFRAQLDTIKKV; from the coding sequence ATTAATACAGATGAATTAACTAATAGGATAAATTATCTTTATAAAAAAAGCAAAGAAGAAAAGCTCACGGATGAAGAAATATTAGAGCAAAAAGAATTAAGACAAAAGTATATTGATAATGTTAAAAGAAATTTTCGCGCGCAACTAGATACAATTAAAAAAGTATAA
- a CDS encoding L-aspartate oxidase, whose product MDISVDVLIVGTGAAGLYAALNLNEDLNVLLISKESVDKCNTSLAQGGIAVAKDEKDFNLFVKDTLKAGKYKNSMEAVKTLVYESIDNINEVVDFGAHFDKVNGNFKYTKEGAHSTNRIVHTKDETGKELFLSLLAALKNKKNVRIFENTTLLDLITKDNICFGGTVIRGKERINIYSREMILATGGIGGLFKNSTSRRRLTGDGIAIALRHNIKTSDLNYVQFHPTALYDDKVNCEKFLISESLRGEGAKLLNECGERFVDELLPRDVVAKAVYNEEEKSKKPYVFLDISFKGKEYIIDRFPGIYKKCLECGIDITKNKIPVTPVQHYHMGGIAVDLDSKTSMNHLFACGEVSCTGVHGANRLASNSLLEALVFSRRASRFINKSICRITTLNCDDINNIKSLSDYSEINKAVVLNKFKEMGDEISSELVNY is encoded by the coding sequence ATGGATATATCTGTAGATGTATTAATAGTTGGAACGGGGGCAGCAGGTTTGTATGCTGCATTAAATCTAAATGAGGATTTAAATGTACTTTTAATAAGTAAAGAGTCTGTAGATAAATGCAATACTTCATTAGCACAAGGTGGAATAGCGGTGGCTAAAGATGAAAAGGATTTTAATTTATTTGTTAAAGATACTTTAAAAGCCGGAAAATATAAAAATTCTATGGAGGCGGTAAAGACACTAGTATATGAATCAATAGATAATATAAATGAAGTAGTTGATTTTGGAGCACATTTTGACAAAGTAAACGGAAATTTTAAGTATACAAAGGAAGGGGCACATAGCACTAATAGAATTGTGCATACCAAAGATGAAACTGGAAAAGAACTCTTTTTATCTTTACTCGCGGCACTTAAAAATAAAAAAAATGTAAGAATATTTGAAAACACTACTTTACTTGACCTTATTACTAAAGATAATATATGTTTCGGTGGCACAGTGATTAGAGGTAAAGAAAGAATAAACATATATTCTAGGGAAATGATTTTAGCTACAGGTGGAATTGGAGGGTTATTTAAAAATTCGACTAGTAGGCGAAGATTAACCGGGGATGGAATAGCTATTGCATTAAGGCATAATATTAAAACTTCTGATTTAAACTATGTGCAATTTCACCCAACTGCTCTATATGATGATAAGGTTAATTGTGAGAAATTTCTTATATCAGAGTCTCTAAGGGGGGAAGGTGCCAAACTTCTAAATGAGTGTGGGGAAAGATTCGTAGATGAACTTCTACCAAGAGACGTGGTTGCAAAAGCAGTTTATAATGAGGAAGAAAAAAGTAAGAAACCTTATGTTTTTTTAGATATTTCGTTTAAAGGAAAGGAATATATTATAGATAGATTTCCAGGTATTTATAAAAAATGTTTAGAGTGTGGTATAGATATTACAAAAAATAAAATTCCAGTAACACCGGTTCAGCATTATCATATGGGAGGAATTGCTGTTGATCTAGATTCTAAAACATCTATGAATCATTTATTTGCATGTGGTGAGGTAAGTTGTACAGGTGTGCATGGAGCAAACAGATTAGCAAGTAATTCATTGTTAGAAGCCTTAGTTTTTTCTAGAAGGGCTTCAAGATTTATAAATAAGTCTATTTGCAGGATTACTACATTAAATTGTGATGACATAAACAATATAAAAAGTCTTAGTGATTATAGCGAAATTAATAAGGCTGTAGTGTTAAATAAATTTAAAGAAATGGGAGATGAGATAAGCAGTGAATTGGTTAATTATTGA
- the hprK gene encoding HPr(Ser) kinase/phosphatase: protein MAVTIEELIEHFSLEVLVEGGKGKLINVSDINRPGLQIAGFYEYFGNKRVQLIGMAEWSFLDCMEEDLRKKRLNKYFKLETPCVILTRDLQPHKELIKAAEENGQWLLRTKSISTRFSSKLTNYLDAELAPETRLHGVLLDVYGIGILVTGESGIGKSECALELIKRGHRLIADDAVDIKEVDGVLLGRCPYITSGMLEVRGMGIIDIPAIYGMSSVLNTKTISLLISLTQWNESEEYDRLGIDNQFMDILSVNLRKITLPVRPGRNIAVIIEAAAANYIYSLNSKITPVETINMRIEEVTKERDD from the coding sequence TTGGCTGTTACCATAGAGGAGTTAATAGAGCATTTTAGTTTAGAAGTTTTGGTAGAAGGTGGTAAGGGAAAGTTAATTAATGTTAGTGATATTAATAGACCAGGATTACAAATTGCCGGCTTTTATGAATATTTTGGTAATAAAAGGGTGCAACTAATAGGCATGGCAGAGTGGAGTTTTTTAGATTGTATGGAAGAGGACCTTAGGAAGAAACGATTAAATAAATATTTCAAATTGGAAACGCCTTGTGTTATATTGACTAGAGATTTGCAGCCGCATAAGGAGCTCATTAAGGCAGCAGAGGAAAATGGTCAATGGCTTTTACGAACAAAATCAATTTCTACAAGATTTAGTAGTAAACTTACTAATTATCTAGATGCAGAGTTAGCGCCAGAAACGAGGCTTCATGGTGTCCTATTAGATGTTTATGGTATAGGAATATTAGTAACTGGGGAAAGTGGAATTGGTAAAAGTGAATGTGCTTTAGAATTAATAAAGAGAGGACATAGGTTGATTGCAGATGATGCAGTAGACATAAAAGAAGTTGATGGTGTGTTACTCGGAAGATGCCCTTACATAACCTCTGGAATGCTTGAGGTAAGAGGTATGGGAATAATAGATATTCCCGCAATCTATGGAATGAGTTCGGTTTTAAATACTAAGACTATTAGTTTACTTATTTCGCTTACGCAGTGGAACGAGAGCGAGGAATATGATAGGCTTGGTATTGATAATCAATTTATGGATATACTAAGTGTGAATTTAAGGAAAATAACGTTGCCAGTTAGGCCGGGGAGAAATATAGCAGTTATAATTGAAGCTGCCGCAGCCAATTATATATATAGCTTGAATTCTAAGATAACCCCTGTAGAAACTATAAACATGAGAATCGAGGAAGTAACTAAAGAACGTGATGATTAA